The Clostridioides sp. ES-S-0010-02 genome window below encodes:
- a CDS encoding nucleoside deaminase produces the protein MESSFYMKEALKEAYKAYNKRETPIGAVIVKDNQIIARAHNLTETLKDSTAHAEILAIKQASEKLGGWRLTDCDLYVTLEPCIMCSGAIVNSRIKKLIIGTRHIKNSYIEKQHEFKLDYFDNNNVKVAFDVLQEECSIILQEFFKALRKRD, from the coding sequence ATGGAAAGTTCATTTTATATGAAAGAAGCATTAAAAGAAGCATATAAAGCATATAATAAGAGAGAAACACCAATAGGTGCTGTTATAGTTAAAGATAATCAGATAATAGCAAGGGCTCATAACCTTACAGAAACATTGAAAGATTCTACAGCTCATGCAGAAATTTTAGCGATAAAGCAAGCATCAGAAAAATTAGGTGGATGGAGATTGACAGATTGTGATTTGTATGTTACACTAGAGCCTTGTATAATGTGTAGTGGTGCAATAGTTAATTCTAGAATAAAAAAGCTTATAATAGGGACAAGACATATAAAAAATTCATATATAGAGAAACAGCATGAGTTTAAATTAGATTATTTTGATAATAATAATGTAAAAGTGGCTTTTGATGTTTTGCAAGAAGAATGCTCGATCATATTGCAAGAATTTTTTAAGGCATTAAGAAAAAGAGATTAA
- the serS gene encoding serine--tRNA ligase: MLDIKRIRENLDDIKKAMEIRGEKEFDLDAVVELDNKRREILQEVEVMKNELNVNSKKIPQLIKEGKDVEEEKARLKELSDKIKGIDEKVKEVEGKMEYALMRIPNVPHPDVPQGETDEDNVQVRTWGEPTKFDFEHKAHWDIGTGLGILDFETAGKITGSRFTLYRGLGARLERSLMNFFLNTHTAKHGYTEVLPPFMANRNSFIGTGQLPKFEEDMFKIEGLEYFLIPTAEVPVTNIHANEILDVAELPIKYCAYTPCFRSEAGSAGRDTRGLVRQHQFNKVELVKFVKPEDSYKELESLTHDAETMLQMLGLPYRVVRICTGDLGFTAAFKYDLEVWMPSYNRYVEISSCSNFEDFQARRAGIRFKRDKKSKAEYVHTLNGSGLAIGRCLAAILENYQQADGSVVVPEELRPYMGVDVIK; this comes from the coding sequence ATGTTAGATATTAAAAGAATAAGAGAAAATTTAGATGATATTAAAAAAGCTATGGAAATAAGAGGCGAAAAAGAATTCGACCTTGATGCTGTAGTGGAATTAGATAATAAAAGAAGAGAGATACTTCAAGAAGTTGAAGTTATGAAAAATGAATTAAATGTAAACTCTAAAAAGATACCACAATTAATAAAAGAAGGAAAAGATGTAGAAGAGGAAAAAGCAAGATTAAAAGAATTATCAGACAAGATAAAAGGTATTGATGAGAAAGTAAAAGAAGTTGAAGGAAAAATGGAATATGCATTGATGAGAATTCCAAATGTACCTCATCCAGATGTGCCACAAGGTGAAACAGATGAAGATAATGTTCAAGTAAGAACTTGGGGAGAACCTACAAAATTTGATTTTGAACATAAAGCTCACTGGGATATAGGAACTGGTTTAGGGATATTAGACTTTGAAACAGCTGGAAAAATAACTGGTTCAAGATTTACTTTATATAGAGGATTAGGTGCTAGATTAGAAAGATCTTTAATGAATTTCTTCTTAAATACTCATACAGCTAAACATGGATATACAGAAGTTTTACCTCCATTTATGGCTAATAGAAATAGTTTTATAGGCACTGGCCAACTTCCTAAATTTGAGGAAGATATGTTTAAAATAGAAGGGCTAGAGTATTTCTTAATACCAACAGCTGAAGTACCTGTGACAAATATACATGCTAATGAGATATTAGATGTTGCAGAACTTCCAATAAAATATTGTGCATATACTCCTTGCTTTAGATCTGAAGCTGGTTCAGCAGGAAGAGACACAAGAGGTTTAGTTAGACAGCATCAATTCAATAAAGTTGAATTAGTTAAATTTGTTAAACCAGAGGATTCTTATAAGGAATTAGAATCATTAACTCATGATGCTGAAACTATGTTACAAATGTTAGGTCTTCCATATAGAGTTGTAAGAATATGTACAGGAGACTTAGGATTTACAGCTGCTTTTAAATATGATTTAGAAGTTTGGATGCCAAGTTATAATAGATATGTAGAAATATCTTCTTGTTCAAACTTTGAAGATTTCCAAGCAAGAAGAGCGGGAATAAGATTTAAAAGGGATAAAAAATCAAAAGCAGAATATGTTCATACATTAAATGGTTCTGGATTGGCTATAGGAAGATGTTTAGCTGCTATATTAGAAAATTATCAACAAGCAGATGGCTCTGTAGTGGTTCCAGAAGAATTAAGACCTTATATGGGTGTTGATGTTATAAAATAA
- a CDS encoding mechanosensitive ion channel, whose product MNFLSLAKTTSTNSNITKRTLENMLNNFSDNIPNIIYAITIFIIGIYIAKIVRKMVSKFLIKYGMSKGVNNFIVYGIYISMLSIISLISLGIIGIQTTSVVAVLGAAGFSIGLAFKEILSNLGSGMIILFFKPFNIGDYIQGSGVEGTVSDIQIFSTVLKTPDNKTIIIPNFQLTSNNIINYTHQNKRRIDFSYNISYDSDIDMVKSILNEIFTNEKRILDDPKPIIGLNSIGNNTMQIVARPWVKTDDYWDVYFDIMEKVKKKFDENKIEVPFIPASLLFNNTSNLNSLDKR is encoded by the coding sequence ATGAATTTTTTGTCATTGGCTAAGACTACTTCAACAAATAGTAATATAACGAAGAGAACTTTAGAAAATATGCTTAATAATTTCAGTGATAATATACCAAATATTATATATGCAATAACAATATTTATAATAGGTATTTATATAGCTAAGATAGTAAGAAAGATGGTTTCTAAATTTCTAATTAAATATGGAATGAGTAAAGGTGTAAATAATTTTATTGTATATGGTATATATATATCAATGCTATCCATCATATCACTGATAAGTTTAGGTATTATAGGAATACAAACTACATCAGTTGTAGCGGTCTTAGGAGCAGCTGGATTTAGTATAGGATTAGCATTTAAAGAAATATTATCAAACCTAGGTTCAGGCATGATTATTTTGTTTTTTAAGCCATTCAATATAGGTGATTATATTCAAGGGTCAGGTGTGGAAGGTACAGTTTCTGATATACAAATATTTAGCACTGTTCTTAAAACTCCAGATAATAAAACTATAATAATACCAAATTTTCAATTGACAAGTAATAATATAATTAATTACACACATCAAAATAAAAGAAGAATAGATTTTTCGTATAATATTTCTTATGACAGCGATATAGATATGGTTAAATCTATATTAAATGAAATTTTTACAAATGAAAAAAGGATACTAGATGATCCAAAGCCAATCATAGGGTTAAACTCTATAGGTAATAATACTATGCAAATAGTTGCTAGGCCTTGGGTTAAAACTGATGATTACTGGGATGTATACTTTGATATAATGGAAAAAGTTAAAAAGAAATTTGATGAAAATAAAATAGAAGTTCCATTTATTCCTGCTTCATTATTGTTTAATAACACAAGTAATTTAAATTCTTTAGATAAAAGATAA
- a CDS encoding transcription repressor NadR — MNSNERRNKLIDILKESKHPVKGGVLAELLNVSRQVIVQDIALIRAKGFEIIATPQGYIIYNQPYFSRQIKCKNHRNPQEIYEELRIIVDLGGIVKDVIVNHPTYGQITAELNIYSKMDIDDFMIKVETNEFKQLSVLTECSHIHTIEALKEKTIEDIIKKLDDSGILS; from the coding sequence ATGAATTCTAATGAAAGAAGAAACAAATTAATAGATATTTTAAAGGAATCCAAGCATCCTGTAAAAGGTGGAGTGCTAGCAGAGCTATTAAATGTAAGCAGACAAGTAATAGTACAAGATATAGCGCTTATAAGAGCTAAAGGTTTTGAAATAATAGCGACACCTCAAGGATATATAATATATAATCAACCATATTTTTCCAGACAAATAAAATGTAAAAATCATAGAAATCCCCAAGAAATTTATGAAGAACTAAGAATTATTGTAGATTTGGGTGGAATTGTAAAAGATGTTATTGTAAATCATCCGACATATGGTCAAATAACTGCGGAACTTAATATTTATTCTAAAATGGATATAGATGATTTTATGATAAAAGTTGAAACAAATGAGTTTAAACAATTATCAGTTTTAACAGAATGTAGTCATATTCATACAATTGAAGCACTCAAAGAAAAAACTATTGAAGATATAATAAAAAAACTAGATGACAGTGGAATATTATCATAA
- a CDS encoding SigB/SigF/SigG family RNA polymerase sigma factor has translation MKNVANATHYLNMDTKELFNLYNTNKNVDIRNILIERHLYLARLLAKKYINKGVDFEDIYQVASLALIYAIDRYDVEKGFEFSSFATPTIVGEIKKYFRDKVWTLRVPRRIQELSKKISDAKIKLEQENKKHPKVKDIADYIGVSEEDVLEAMEASYGYQPMSLDSSSNDDSEDKDITLIDKIGKEEGNFGSIEYEDFINKFIETLNELEVKIFKDRFFFDKTQSSIAKELDISQMTVSRLEKKVVEKLKKEYEKNF, from the coding sequence ATGAAAAATGTAGCTAATGCTACACATTACCTAAATATGGATACAAAAGAGCTATTTAATTTATATAATACAAATAAAAACGTAGATATCAGGAATATTCTTATTGAAAGACATCTATATTTAGCAAGGTTGTTAGCTAAAAAGTATATAAACAAGGGTGTTGATTTTGAAGACATATATCAAGTTGCTTCATTAGCATTAATTTATGCTATTGATAGATATGATGTTGAAAAGGGATTTGAATTCTCCAGTTTTGCAACACCAACTATAGTAGGAGAAATTAAAAAATATTTTAGAGATAAAGTATGGACACTTAGAGTACCAAGAAGAATACAAGAATTAAGCAAAAAGATAAGTGATGCGAAAATTAAACTAGAGCAAGAAAATAAAAAACATCCAAAGGTAAAAGATATCGCTGACTATATAGGAGTTAGTGAAGAAGATGTACTAGAGGCTATGGAAGCATCTTATGGTTATCAACCTATGTCTTTAGATTCATCAAGTAATGATGATTCAGAAGACAAAGACATAACTCTTATTGATAAAATAGGAAAAGAAGAAGGTAATTTCGGAAGTATAGAATACGAAGATTTTATTAATAAGTTTATTGAAACTTTAAATGAGTTAGAAGTAAAAATATTTAAAGATAGATTTTTCTTCGATAAAACCCAGTCTAGTATAGCTAAAGAATTAGATATATCTCAAATGACTGTTTCTCGCTTAGAAAAAAAGGTCGTAGAAAAGCTAAAAAAAGAATATGAAAAAAATTTCTAA
- a CDS encoding ATP-binding protein: MACETIKMEITTNPDYVGIIRLTASGIANKMGFPIDDIEDIKVAVSEACTNAIKHSNDDVFNIVFNILDDAINIEIQDNGKGYDVSSISTPDLENPKESGLGLFIIKTLMDDVDIESECNQGTKIKMTKYLGVDI; encoded by the coding sequence TTGGCTTGTGAAACTATAAAGATGGAAATTACTACAAATCCAGATTATGTAGGCATAATAAGATTAACAGCGTCTGGGATTGCAAATAAAATGGGGTTTCCAATAGATGATATAGAAGATATAAAGGTAGCAGTATCAGAGGCATGTACCAATGCAATAAAACATAGTAATGATGATGTATTCAATATAGTATTTAATATTTTAGACGATGCAATTAATATAGAGATTCAAGATAATGGAAAAGGATATGATGTTAGCTCAATAAGTACACCAGATTTAGAGAATCCAAAAGAAAGTGGTCTTGGATTATTTATAATTAAAACTTTAATGGATGATGTAGATATTGAATCAGAATGTAATCAAGGAACAAAAATAAAAATGACTAAGTATTTAGGAGTTGATATTTAA
- a CDS encoding STAS domain-containing protein, giving the protein MSMNIDSNLDSQNKFWNVCIDGELDVSTADKLKEHLHGLIERNMLDVKINLKDLDYIDSTGLGAMIGVLKKLKINEKEIYIVNPKSNVRKIFTITGLDKIFKVEG; this is encoded by the coding sequence ATGTCTATGAATATAGATTCAAATTTAGATTCTCAAAATAAGTTTTGGAATGTTTGTATTGATGGAGAACTTGATGTCTCTACAGCAGATAAATTAAAAGAACATTTACATGGTTTAATAGAAAGAAATATGTTGGATGTAAAGATTAATCTTAAAGATTTAGATTATATAGATTCTACAGGTTTAGGAGCTATGATAGGTGTTTTAAAAAAACTAAAAATAAATGAAAAAGAGATATACATAGTAAATCCTAAGAGTAATGTTAGGAAAATTTTTACTATAACAGGTCTAGATAAAATATTTAAAGTGGAGGGATAA
- a CDS encoding DUF948 domain-containing protein: MNAWGWQIGAVLVGSSALIVAIYLAKTLNSLNKVVEKAYKIVDYNERHIQDIVENASSISKGIDDIVYVINKILSIGNIFKIIKRK, from the coding sequence ATGAATGCATGGGGGTGGCAAATAGGAGCAGTGTTAGTAGGTAGTTCGGCTCTTATAGTAGCAATTTATTTAGCTAAAACTCTAAATAGTTTAAATAAAGTTGTTGAAAAAGCTTATAAGATTGTAGATTACAATGAAAGACATATACAAGATATTGTTGAAAATGCATCATCAATATCAAAGGGAATAGATGATATAGTTTATGTAATTAATAAGATATTGAGTATAGGTAATATATTTAAAATTATTAAGAGAAAATAG
- a CDS encoding YtxH domain-containing protein, with amino-acid sequence MCNKRGCKKGGFLLIGAILGFIFGMFLAPKKGSELRKETKDKFDKVKENPKEVLHETFNDVKERIITLVDDDNNEEDIKISEEDIVISKSFDDEGDVN; translated from the coding sequence ATGTGTAATAAAAGAGGTTGTAAAAAAGGTGGATTTTTATTAATAGGAGCCATTTTAGGTTTTATATTTGGTATGTTTCTTGCACCAAAAAAAGGTTCTGAGTTAAGAAAAGAGACAAAAGATAAGTTTGATAAAGTGAAAGAAAACCCAAAAGAAGTTCTACATGAAACATTTAATGATGTTAAAGAGAGAATAATAACTTTAGTAGATGATGATAATAATGAAGAAGATATAAAAATTTCAGAAGAAGATATAGTAATAAGTAAAAGTTTTGACGACGAGGGAGATGTTAACTAA
- the gyrA gene encoding DNA gyrase subunit A, which produces MEENNKILPIEIAEEMKKSYIDYSMSVIAGRALPDVRDGLKPVHRRILYSMSELNLTPDKPYRKSARIVGDVLGKYHPHGDTAVYFAMVRMAQDFSTRALLVDGHGNFGSVDGDSPAAMRYTEAKMSKLSLELLRDIEKETVDFKPNFDESLKEPSVLPARYPNLLVNGSNGIAVGMATSIPPHNLAEVIDATVHLIDNPDCSVEDLIKFIQGPDFPTAAIIMGKENIAEAYRTGRGKVKVRSRAFIEELPKGKQQIIVTEIPYQVNKAKLVERIAELVKEKRIEGISDLRDESNRNGMRIVIELKRDANANIVLNNLYKHSQMEDTFSIIMLALVDGQPRVLNLKQILYHYIKHQEDVVTRRTKFELNKAEARAHILEGLKIALDNIDAVISLIRASKTGQEAKIGLVEKFNLTEIQAQAILDMRLQRLTGLERDKIEAEYEDLIKKINRLKEILADERLLLNVIKDEMTIIKENYSDERRTEIRHAEGEIDMRDLISDEEIAITLTHFGYIKRLPSDTYKSQKRGGRGISALTTREEDFVRHLITTTTHSRLLFFTNKGRVFKLNAYEIPEGKRQAKGTAIVNLLQLSADEKIATLIPIDGNDENEYLLLTTKKGIVKKTKREEFKNINKSGLIAIGLRDDDELIGVELTDGKQEVLLVTNEGMSIRFDENDIRYMGRTAMGVKGITLSKKDFVVSMNLCSKGTDVLVVSRNGFGKRTNIEEYRSQIRAGKGIKTYNISEKTGTIVGAEMVNEDDEIMIINSDGVLIRIRVNEISLFGRVTSGVKLMKTNEEVNVVSIAKINIEEE; this is translated from the coding sequence ATGGAAGAAAATAACAAAATACTCCCTATTGAAATAGCGGAAGAAATGAAAAAATCTTATATCGATTATTCGATGAGTGTTATAGCTGGACGTGCTCTTCCTGATGTTAGAGATGGTCTAAAGCCAGTTCACAGAAGAATACTATACTCAATGAGTGAATTAAACTTAACACCAGATAAACCATATAGAAAGTCAGCCCGTATTGTTGGGGACGTTTTAGGTAAGTACCATCCACATGGAGATACTGCTGTTTATTTTGCAATGGTTAGAATGGCTCAAGACTTTTCAACTAGAGCACTTTTAGTAGATGGTCATGGTAACTTTGGTTCTGTTGATGGAGACTCACCAGCGGCAATGCGTTATACAGAAGCTAAGATGAGTAAATTATCATTAGAATTATTAAGAGATATAGAAAAAGAAACTGTAGATTTTAAACCAAACTTTGATGAATCATTAAAAGAACCTTCAGTACTACCAGCAAGGTATCCCAATCTATTAGTGAATGGGTCTAATGGTATAGCTGTTGGGATGGCAACTTCAATACCTCCACATAACTTAGCTGAAGTAATTGATGCAACTGTACATTTGATTGACAATCCAGATTGTAGTGTTGAGGACTTAATAAAATTTATACAAGGTCCAGATTTTCCTACAGCTGCAATTATAATGGGAAAAGAGAATATAGCAGAGGCATATAGAACTGGAAGAGGTAAAGTTAAGGTTAGATCTAGAGCTTTTATAGAAGAACTTCCAAAAGGAAAACAACAGATAATAGTTACAGAAATACCTTATCAAGTAAATAAAGCTAAATTAGTTGAGAGAATAGCTGAGTTAGTTAAAGAAAAAAGAATAGAAGGTATATCAGATTTAAGAGACGAAAGTAATAGAAATGGTATGAGAATTGTTATAGAATTAAAGAGAGATGCTAATGCTAATATAGTATTAAATAATCTGTATAAACATTCTCAAATGGAAGATACATTTAGTATAATAATGCTTGCTCTTGTAGATGGTCAACCAAGAGTTTTAAATCTTAAGCAAATACTATATCATTATATTAAACATCAAGAAGATGTTGTTACAAGAAGAACTAAATTTGAATTAAACAAAGCTGAAGCAAGAGCACATATTTTAGAAGGATTAAAAATTGCTTTAGATAATATAGATGCTGTTATAAGCTTGATAAGAGCTTCAAAAACAGGCCAAGAAGCTAAGATAGGTTTAGTAGAAAAATTCAATCTAACTGAGATTCAAGCTCAAGCTATACTAGATATGAGACTTCAAAGACTTACAGGTCTAGAAAGAGATAAGATAGAAGCTGAGTATGAAGACTTAATAAAGAAAATAAATAGATTAAAAGAAATTTTGGCTGATGAAAGATTACTTTTAAATGTAATAAAAGATGAAATGACAATAATAAAAGAAAATTATTCTGATGAAAGAAGAACAGAAATAAGACATGCTGAAGGCGAGATAGATATGAGAGATCTTATAAGTGATGAGGAAATAGCCATAACTCTTACTCACTTTGGATATATAAAAAGACTTCCATCTGATACTTATAAGAGCCAAAAAAGAGGTGGAAGAGGTATCTCAGCACTTACAACCAGAGAAGAGGACTTTGTAAGACACTTGATAACTACAACTACTCATAGTAGATTACTGTTCTTTACAAATAAGGGTAGAGTATTTAAATTAAATGCATATGAAATACCTGAAGGTAAGAGACAAGCAAAAGGTACTGCTATAGTAAACTTACTTCAATTGTCAGCAGACGAAAAGATTGCAACTTTAATACCTATAGATGGTAATGATGAAAATGAATATTTATTACTTACAACTAAAAAAGGTATCGTTAAAAAGACTAAACGAGAAGAGTTTAAAAATATAAACAAATCTGGTCTTATTGCTATAGGTTTAAGAGATGATGATGAACTTATTGGAGTAGAGCTAACAGATGGAAAACAGGAAGTACTTTTAGTAACTAATGAAGGTATGTCTATAAGGTTTGATGAAAATGATATAAGATATATGGGTAGAACAGCAATGGGTGTAAAAGGTATAACTTTAAGTAAAAAAGACTTTGTTGTATCTATGAATCTTTGTAGTAAAGGTACAGATGTATTAGTTGTCAGTAGAAATGGTTTTGGTAAAAGAACAAATATAGAAGAATATAGAAGCCAAATAAGAGCTGGAAAAGGAATTAAAACTTATAACATATCTGAAAAAACTGGTACAATTGTTGGTGCAGAGATGGTCAATGAAGATGATGAGATAATGATTATAAATTCTGATGGAGTTCTTATTAGAATAAGAGTTAATGAAATTTCACTATTTGGAAGGGTTACAAGTGGTGTTAAATTAATGAAGACTAATGAAGAAGTGAATGTAGTTTCGATTGCTAAAATAAATATTGAAGAAGAATAG
- the gyrB gene encoding DNA topoisomerase (ATP-hydrolyzing) subunit B, translating into MKQEYGASQIQVLEGLEAVRKRPGMYIGSTSPRGLHHLVYEVVDNSIDEALQGYCSNIYVSINEDGSILVKDDGRGIPVETHPKTGKSTLETVLTNLHAGGKFGGGGYKVSGGLHGVGVSVVNALSKWMIAEVYLNGKIYKQTYEKGLPTSKIEIVGESQSTGTIIQFMPDATIFDEIEFKYETLEYRLRELSFLNKGIKIVFEDKRENQEKRKEFHYTGGLVEYIKYLNKSRTGIHDDIVYIDKKVDDCIVELAMQYTDGYTENIYSFANNINTHEGGAHLSGFKAALTKTVNDYAKRNKFLKENDVNLLGEDIREGLTAVVSVKLPEPQFEGQTKTKLGNSFMRGVVDSVTVDELGSFLEENPATARIIVDKALRAQRAREAAKKARELTRRKSVLESTSLPGKLADCAEKDPAKSEIFLVEGDSAGGSAKQGRDRNSQAILPLRGKILNVEKSRLDRILSSDEIKNMITAYGCGIGEDFDIDKARYHKIIIMTDADVDGAHIRTLLLTFFFRYMRPLIDEGYVYAAQPPLYKVTKQKKEHYVYSDKELNVLLDEIGRNGAELQRYKGLGEMNAEQLWDTTMNPDTRTLLQVTVEDAAIADEVFSMLMGDKVAPRKEFIEENARFVRNLDI; encoded by the coding sequence ATGAAACAAGAATACGGTGCAAGTCAGATACAGGTATTAGAGGGATTAGAGGCCGTTAGAAAAAGACCAGGTATGTATATTGGTAGTACAAGCCCAAGAGGTTTACACCACTTAGTTTATGAAGTTGTAGATAATAGTATCGATGAGGCTTTACAAGGCTATTGTTCAAATATATATGTATCTATTAATGAAGATGGCAGTATTTTAGTAAAAGATGACGGAAGAGGTATCCCAGTCGAAACACATCCTAAGACTGGAAAATCGACTTTAGAAACAGTATTAACTAATCTTCATGCAGGAGGAAAATTTGGAGGCGGAGGATATAAAGTATCTGGAGGTCTTCATGGAGTTGGTGTTTCTGTAGTTAATGCATTATCAAAATGGATGATAGCAGAAGTTTATTTAAATGGAAAAATATATAAGCAGACATATGAAAAAGGTCTACCAACATCTAAGATTGAGATAGTTGGAGAATCTCAAAGTACAGGAACAATAATTCAATTTATGCCTGACGCTACTATATTTGATGAAATAGAGTTTAAATATGAAACATTAGAATATAGACTTAGAGAACTTTCTTTTTTAAATAAAGGAATAAAAATAGTATTTGAAGATAAAAGAGAAAATCAAGAAAAAAGAAAAGAATTTCACTATACAGGTGGTCTAGTAGAATATATTAAGTATTTAAATAAATCTAGAACTGGAATACATGATGACATAGTTTATATAGATAAAAAAGTTGATGATTGTATTGTCGAATTAGCTATGCAATATACGGATGGTTATACAGAGAACATATATTCTTTTGCAAATAATATAAATACGCATGAAGGAGGAGCTCATTTAAGTGGATTCAAAGCAGCTCTTACTAAAACTGTAAATGATTATGCTAAAAGAAATAAATTCTTAAAAGAAAATGATGTTAACTTATTAGGTGAAGATATAAGAGAAGGACTTACAGCTGTAGTATCAGTTAAATTACCAGAACCTCAATTTGAAGGACAAACTAAAACAAAACTAGGTAATAGTTTTATGAGAGGTGTAGTTGATAGTGTAACAGTTGATGAACTTGGCTCTTTCTTAGAGGAAAATCCAGCAACAGCTAGAATAATAGTTGATAAAGCTTTGAGAGCACAAAGAGCTAGAGAAGCTGCAAAGAAAGCAAGAGAATTAACAAGAAGAAAGAGTGTTTTAGAAAGCACATCTTTACCTGGAAAATTAGCAGATTGTGCAGAAAAAGATCCTGCTAAAAGTGAAATATTCTTAGTCGAAGGAGATTCAGCGGGAGGTTCCGCAAAACAAGGTAGAGATAGAAATAGCCAAGCGATACTTCCATTAAGAGGTAAGATACTTAATGTCGAAAAATCAAGACTAGATAGAATATTATCTTCAGACGAAATAAAAAATATGATAACAGCTTATGGTTGTGGTATAGGAGAAGATTTTGATATAGATAAGGCTAGATATCATAAAATTATAATTATGACCGATGCCGATGTAGATGGAGCTCATATAAGAACTTTGCTATTAACATTCTTCTTTAGATACATGAGACCTCTTATAGATGAGGGGTATGTTTATGCAGCACAACCTCCTTTATATAAAGTAACAAAGCAAAAAAAGGAACATTATGTTTATTCAGATAAAGAATTAAATGTTTTATTAGATGAAATTGGAAGAAATGGTGCAGAACTTCAAAGATATAAAGGTCTTGGAGAGATGAATGCAGAACAATTATGGGATACCACTATGAATCCTGATACAAGAACTTTATTGCAAGTAACTGTAGAAGATGCTGCAATTGCAGATGAAGTATTTTCAATGCTTATGGGTGATAAGGTTGCTCCAAGAAAAGAATTTATAGAAGAAAATGCAAGATTCGTTAGAAACTTAGATATATAG
- the recF gene encoding DNA replication/repair protein RecF: MKLKSLQLVNFRNYEKLHLEFNGKVNLLVGKNGQGKTNIVESIYMLSFGKSFRTNKDREMVRFNSENLYVGGSFSKYNKYSLIELIIGKDKKGIRINKVPLQKMQELLGNLNVVIFSPEDLRLVKEGPKERRTFIDKEISQIIPKYYNYLTNYNKILSQRSRVLKSMHVDEALLDVYDDTLAKYGSYIYILRRDFIKKIANISEHMHMNLTNGVEKLSIKYKTQINITDEDTIETVYNKFLAKLSSNRPNDIESRTTRYGIHKDDLNIFINDLDARLFGSQGQQRTASISLKLSEIELIKNEVEEYPVLILDDVFSELDEARQKLLVNNLSNVQMFITSAEISHKKIFDEKDVTIFNIENGNVISIENGGN, translated from the coding sequence GTGAAACTTAAAAGTTTGCAGCTTGTTAATTTTAGAAATTATGAAAAGTTGCATCTGGAATTTAATGGTAAAGTGAATCTTCTTGTTGGAAAAAATGGTCAAGGAAAGACAAATATAGTAGAATCTATTTATATGCTTTCTTTTGGCAAGTCATTTAGAACCAACAAAGATAGAGAAATGGTTAGATTTAATAGTGAAAATTTATATGTTGGAGGAAGTTTTTCAAAATATAATAAATATAGTCTAATAGAGCTAATTATTGGAAAAGATAAAAAGGGGATACGAATAAATAAAGTTCCTTTGCAAAAAATGCAGGAATTACTTGGCAACTTAAATGTTGTCATATTTTCACCTGAAGATTTAAGACTGGTTAAAGAAGGTCCTAAAGAGAGAAGGACTTTCATAGATAAAGAGATTAGCCAAATTATTCCTAAATATTATAATTATCTTACTAATTACAATAAAATACTTTCTCAAAGAAGTAGAGTTCTAAAAAGCATGCATGTTGATGAAGCTTTATTAGATGTATATGATGATACACTAGCAAAATACGGAAGTTATATTTATATTTTACGCAGAGACTTTATAAAAAAGATAGCTAATATATCTGAACATATGCATATGAATTTGACTAATGGAGTTGAAAAATTATCAATCAAATATAAAACTCAAATAAATATAACTGACGAAGATACTATAGAAACAGTATATAATAAATTTTTAGCCAAGTTGTCATCAAATAGACCTAATGATATAGAATCTAGAACTACTAGATATGGTATACACAAAGATGACTTAAATATATTCATAAATGATTTAGATGCAAGACTTTTTGGTTCACAAGGTCAACAAAGAACTGCTTCAATATCATTAAAGCTATCAGAGATAGAATTAATAAAAAATGAGGTTGAAGAATATCCAGTATTAATTTTAGATGATGTTTTTAGTGAGTTAGATGAAGCAAGACAAAAACTTTTAGTAAATAATTTAAGCAATGTTCAAATGTTTATAACAAGTGCTGAAATTTCACATAAAAAAATATTTGATGAAAAGGATGTTACAATATTTAATATTGAAAACGGCAATGTTATTAGCATAGAGAATGGAGGAAATTAA